Genomic segment of Acidobacteriota bacterium:
TCATCTTTCACCTGTGCCGCCGCGCGCAGCAGCAAACGCTGCGGGCTGCGGATCTCGACGTCGTGCGGAACGTTCAGATAGGCCAGCACCTGCTGCGCCACGCGCGCGAACACCGGCGCGGCAACCTGTCCACCTTCGTGCGGACCGACCGGCGAATCCAGGATCACCGCCACCGTGATCGCCGGCGTGTTCACCGGCGCGAAGCCGACGAAAGAAGCGATGAGTTGCGAGCGCGAATACGTGCCGGTGCGGGGATCGATCTTTTGCGCCGTCCCGGTCTTGCCGCCGGCGGTGTAGCCATCGAGCAGCGCCCGCCGCCCGGTGCCACGCAGCACCACGCCTTCCATCATGCGGCGCATCTGGACGGCGGTGAGCGCTGAGACCACGCGCCGCTGCTCCGGGACTTTGTACGCGATGGTTTGCAAGGGCTGGCTGCCTGCCGCATCGTGCTGTGAGCTCGCCGCCAGGATGCGCGGCGGTGTGTACAGGCCGTCGTTCGCGATGGTGGAGACCATCGCGGCCAGCTGCACTGCCGAGATGCCGATCTCCTGCCCCATCGAGATGGCGCCGATCGAGACCTTCGACCAGCGCGAGACCGGCTTGGTGATGCCACGCGTCTCGCCCGGCAGCTCCACGCCCGACTGCGCGCCGAAACCGAAGCCGCGGATGTAGCGGTCGAAGCGCTCTTCGCCCAGGCGCAGGCCGAGCTTGATCGCGCCCACGTCGGAAGAATGTTCCAGGATCTGGCTCACCGTAAGGTTGCCGAACTTTGCGTGGTCGCGGATGCGCACCCCGGCGATGTAGATCTCGCCGTTCTGGCAGTCGATGGACTCGTCGGGGTTGGTGATCCTCTCTTCCAGCGCTGCCGCGATGGTGATGACCTTGAACGTGGAGCCGGGTTCATAGACGTCGCTCACCGCGCGGTTCTTCAACTGCTCCGGCGTCACGCCGCGCAAGGCGTTGGGATTGAATGACGGGCGGCTCGCCAGCGCCAATATCTCGCCGGTATGCGGATTCTGCACCATGACCGTGCCCGCCGCCGCGTGCGTCCGCGCCATCGCCGCTGCGAGTTCGCGCTCGGCTATGTATTGGATCTTCTCGTCGATGGTCAACACCAGGTTGTCGCCCGGCTGCGGCTGCCGTTCCACCGAACCGAACCAGCGCCGCTTGGCGTCCATCGTGATCAGCATGCGCCCCGGCTTGCCCCGCAGTCGCTGGTCGAACTCGCGCTCCACCCCACTCAGCCCGGCGTCGTCGAGGCCCACATAGCCGAGCACGGGCGCGGCCAGGTCGTTCTTGGGGTAGAAGCGTTTCGATTCCTTCTGGAAATAAATGCCGCGCAGGTTGAGCGCGCGCACGCGCTCGCTGGTGTCGTTGTCCACCTTGCGCGCC
This window contains:
- a CDS encoding transpeptidase family protein, translating into MAQKLRTDARQRLYLLAGLLCFWMLAIGARLVYLQVFHYGDFAKQAQRQQQRSIDVAPIRGVVYDRSGHELAMSVSVDSIFAVPSEIPDQQSTAEVLAKVLGTDADDVLARLRGSRAFAWVARKVDNDTSERVRALNLRGIYFQKESKRFYPKNDLAAPVLGYVGLDDAGLSGVEREFDQRLRGKPGRMLITMDAKRRWFGSVERQPQPGDNLVLTIDEKIQYIAERELAAAMARTHAAAGTVMVQNPHTGEILALASRPSFNPNALRGVTPEQLKNRAVSDVYEPGSTFKVITIAAALEERITNPDESIDCQNGEIYIAGVRIRDHAKFGNLTVSQILEHSSDVGAIKLGLRLGEERFDRYIRGFGFGAQSGVELPGETRGITKPVSRWSKVSIGAISMGQEIGISAVQLAAMVSTIANDGLYTPPRILAASSQHDAAGSQPLQTIAYKVPEQRRVVSALTAVQMRRMMEGVVLRGTGRRALLDGYTAGGKTGTAQKIDPRTGTYSRSQLIASFVGFAPVNTPAITVAVILDSPVGPHEGGQVAAPVFARVAQQVLAYLNVPHDVEIRSPQRLLLRAAAQVKDDEIAESSPDRFGGTLTPPAEDASATATAAAPAPEAVASLRPASVIKEQPIDAAASEPPLTPPELPAPPVIGGTIVVEVEGGAVVPQFVGKPLRQVIELAQESGIELDVSGSGVARAQAPPAGTRIPAGAHVAVRLAR